Genomic window (Stenotrophomonas maltophilia):
TCGGTACCACCACGCTGCTGGCGACCACCATGACCGCCGGGCTGGACGAGATCGAATACGCGCTGCAGGGTGTGGCCGCCACCATGGCGGCGCCGGATGCCGACGCTGCCTGCATTGCCGGCGTGCATCTGGAAGGCCCATTCATCAGCCCGCAGCGCCTGGGCGCGCAGCCCAACCGCACCATCGAGGCGACGCTGGCGCTGGTGCAGCAGCTGCATGCGTTGGCGCCTATCCGGGTGATGACGCTGGCTCCGGAGATCGGTGAGCACACCGCGCTGATTCCCGCGCTTTCGGCAATGGGCATCCGTGTGCAGCTCGGCCACAGCGCCGGCACCTACGAAGAAGGTGTTGCTGCCCTGCAGGCCGGTGCCTCCGGCTTCACCCACCTGTTCAACGGCATGACCGGCGTCGATCACTATCGCCCGGGCATTGCGGCGGCGGCACTGGCACATGCGCAGTACGCCGAGATCATCCCCGATCTGCAGCACATCCACCCCGGCGTGATCCGCCTGGCCGCGCGTGCGATCCCGCGCCTGTACGCGGTGACCGACGCCACCGCCGCCACCGGCATGCCCGATGGCGAGTACGCGCTGGGCGAGCAGCGCGTGCACAAGTGCGGCGGCTGCGTGCGCCTGGCGACCGGTTCGCTGGCCGGCAGCGCGCTGACCATGGACCAGGCGCTGCGCAACCTGGTGCGGGTCGGCCTGGAGCTGGCCGATGCGTCGCAGCGTGTTTCCACCTTCCCCGCCGCGTATCTCGGCCTGGACGATCGCGGCCGCATTGCGCCCGACGCCCGCGCCGACCTGGTGGTGCTCGATGCCGAACTGCGCCTGCAGCAGGTGGTGGTTGGTGGGCGCGTAGTCGATTTGAACGCAACACCAGCCTGACGCACCGCGCCTTTGTAGAGTCGAGCGCTGCTCGACTGACCGCGTATGACGCGGCAGAGCAGCCGAGCATGGCTCGGCTCTAGATGAAGCGCGCAAGCGCAATGCCTCAGCCACGCACCATCCCCGTTATTCCAGGAATACGCCGATGACCGCAGCCGCCGCACCTGCCGTACCCGTTTCCACCGCCCCGCGCTGGCCCGTACGCTACCTGCTCTTCATCGGCGGCCTCGGTGGCCTGCTGTACGGCATCGACATCGGCATCATCGCCGGCGCCCTGCCCTACCTCGAGGCAACGGCCAGCCACGCCTGGCAGCTCAGCAGCCAGCAGCTCGGTTTTGTCGTGGCTGCGGTGCTGCTGGGCAGTGTGTTGTCCTCGCTGTTCGCCGGCATGGTCGCCGACCTGATCGGCCGCCGCGGCGCGATGCTGCTGGCCGGCCTGCTGTTCACCGCCTCGATTCCGATCATGGCGTTGGCTTCGGGCTACACGCCGCTGCTGCTCGGCCGGCTGCTGCAGGGCATCAGTGGCGGCCTGATCGGCGTGGTGATTCCGCTGTACCTGGCCGAAGTGCTCAGCCCCGAACGACGCGGGCGCGGCGCGGCGATGTTCCAGCTGCTGCTGACCGTCGGCCTGGTGCTGGCGGCCCTGATCGGCCTCTATCACGCGCATGCGGTGGATGCCGCCGCCGAAGCCGTGCGCTCACTGCCGGTCGCGCAGCAGGCGCAGGAGTTGTTTGCGGTGAAGGACCACGCCTGGCGCACCATCTTCTGGACCTGCCTGGCGCCGGGCCTGCTGTTCTGCGCCGGCATCTTCTGGCTGTC
Coding sequences:
- the nagA gene encoding N-acetylglucosamine-6-phosphate deacetylase, coding for MTDTRTLHGRILTPLGWRRGHVHFDSQVRQLQVDDHSGADDLQLPVILPGFIDLHVHGAAGVDLMQGGDVARTIARAHLRFGTTTLLATTMTAGLDEIEYALQGVAATMAAPDADAACIAGVHLEGPFISPQRLGAQPNRTIEATLALVQQLHALAPIRVMTLAPEIGEHTALIPALSAMGIRVQLGHSAGTYEEGVAALQAGASGFTHLFNGMTGVDHYRPGIAAAALAHAQYAEIIPDLQHIHPGVIRLAARAIPRLYAVTDATAATGMPDGEYALGEQRVHKCGGCVRLATGSLAGSALTMDQALRNLVRVGLELADASQRVSTFPAAYLGLDDRGRIAPDARADLVVLDAELRLQQVVVGGRVVDLNATPA